The nucleotide window GCTGCTTCCTTTTGGAGAGTATCGCCGGATAAAAGTTAAACTTTTTATAGAGGTTCAGCGCTGCGGTATTGTCGTAATCTGTCATCAGGAACTGAATATTGTGCCCTTTGCTCTCGGATATTTTAATGCACTCCTCTACGAGCTTTGTCCCAACGCCTTTTCCCTGGTATTCTGGATGCACCACCAGATTGACGATCTCCGCATAGGGCGGAAAGGCCGTATCAAGGGTCACCTTCCCAACGACCCTGCCGTCGAACAGTGCTACCAGAACTTTTGAATACTTCTCCATGCTTTTCCAGATGTCTACAAGCTTTGGACTGAACTTCCAGCCTAATGTGTCGTAAAGCTCCTCAACGCCATCCGCAAACTCCTCCTTAAACTCAAGGACTTTGAGCTTCATGTGCACCACCAGTTTGATTTTTGAATATCTACTTTTAATGTAGCAGATTTAAAGAGTTGGCATTTTGAGGTCTGTATTCTCTGGAGAGGGATGTTCTGAATGTCCCATTCCCATCGCAACGTTTTAAATTTTTATTCATTGGTGGTAAACGGGCGGTACTGATGAAAAGGAAAGACTTCCTAAAGCTCGCCGCACTCTTGCTGGCCGTCGGTTTTATTACCTCCACCTACGCGTGGTGGGAGTGCAGAAATAATGAAAGGGCCCTTCTTGTGATGGTTTATAGTGATGGTCTGAAGGACGCAAGGGGGCTGTCTGATGCAGGAGTTACTTTCGAGTACCTGCTGAAGGAGAACGCCTCAGACAACCTTATTCTAACCTACGCTCACACCTACTCTGTTAGGGCCGAGCATTTAAAAGACACCGTTGGTGCCCTTTACGCCGTTACTAAAGACGAGAAGTTCTACCCGGCTTTTTCGGCGATGTCTAACGTTCACCTCTTTTTCCAGATCCTCAGCTTCAGCAACTCAACCGAGAGGAGCGCCCTCATCGAGAACAACCTGGAGACGCTCAGGGAGCTTGATGCCCTTTTTAAGGCACTAGCCACCTATCAATACCCAGATGATTTGCCTAAGGAGCTTACGGAGGAATTATTTAAAAAATCTGAGGAGCTGTTGGAACCATGAGGGTAGTCCTAATCCCAATGCGCGTTGAGGACGGAAACTTTGAGAGCAACTGGGAGGAATTCAAAAGGCGTTTTGACGAGGCCTTGGAATACAGCCCCGACTTTCTCGTTTTTCCTGAATACTGCCTTACCGGCTTTGAGGAGTGGGACTTTTTCGGGGCGGAGCTTTACGATGAGATTCTCAGGAGGGTGAGTGGGCTCGCGAGGGAGAACGGCGTTTATGTGGTCTTTGGCTTGCTTGAGCCCTACAAGCACTGTGTTTACAACTCGGCCCTGCTCATCGGGCGGAACGGCGAAGTCCTACTCAAGCACCGCAAGTTCCAGGAACCCTACAAGTTCTGCACGGGCAACACAGTGAAAACTGCCAAGACCGAGTTCGGCAAAGTTTCTATTATCATCTGCGGCGACCTCTACAACAAGCGCATAGCCAAGTGGGTAAGGCGGAAGAAGCCCGACTTTCTCTTCGTGCCCATGGAGTATTCGCCCGAATACGGGGAGCCCAATGAGGAGGACATCGAGGCCATGTCGGAGCGGGTTAGGCTCCTCGGGGTTAGAACGTTCATCGTAAACAGTTATCCTCCGGGCGGTGCGTGGGTATTCGGAAATAATGGTACCCTTGTGGCCCAGAGCGTTGGGGACACGCCCTTAATTTTTAATCTCGTTTAGCACTTTGCTTTTTGTATGCCACAGTGCCCTGCGTGTTTCCTTTGTCTAGAGTGATAAAAATAAAGTCAAGCGAGGAGTATTACAAAACTTAAGATGAAAGCCACAAAATAAAGTCCAAATGCTTTTAACATCGTTCCCTTTTCTTCGGGATAAAATCCTGCAATAGTGGTTTTGTAGAGAAACCAGCCAATGTACGCTAAAAGACCAGCAACAAAAACCAACGCTGCAAGTGTGGTAGTAACATCATTCCTCGGCCCTGCAGTGATTATTGTCTTCGTTATAATGGCTCCAATCGGGGGGAGAATGGCAAGCTTATACGCAATGTTCACTCTCGTCCCCTCCAATTGGACTAGTGGACTATATTTGCTATTTATCCTCTATGACTTATAAAATTTTCCCAAATTGCGGAGAAATATTTTAAATAAGTCAAAACTTTTAGGGGAGTATATGGACCCAAAAGTATTTATAATGTAAAGCTATACCCCACCATTAGGGTGGGCTGGATGGCTGAATTAAAATTCTGCCCGAACTGCGGCCATCCTGTGGAGCCGGGCGACAAATACTGTGCCAACTGTGGCTACCATCTGGAGGAAGCTATTACACGAAGGGAAATCACTGAAACTCCAGGTGAAGAATATGTTATAGGTGGCATTTCGAGCGGTGATCTCCGGAGGGGGCTTCTTGCAGGTTACAGCCTGTACGTCACCAACATGAGGGTCGTTGGGGTCAAAAGCAAGAAAGCGGCTCTTCTGGATTTTGTAAAAAGTGGGGGTTTAGGTGCAATTCCTGCCACTGTGGCGGAGATCAAAAAGGATCCAAACAGAGAAAAGCTTCTCAGAGAACTTGAGAAGGCCAAGAAAGACTTTGAGCTCTATAAAGACAACATAGTGAGCATTGAGATTAAGAAACCTGGCTTCATAAAAGCGGGACACATAATTTTCAGGACAAGATCAGGGGAGGAAGTGAAAATTCAGCTTCTCTCATCGCTTGGGGACAGAGAATACAAGTACTTGGTAGAGCTGTTAAAGCACTTTAAACCCGAATCATTGCTCCTAGCCTAAGGGTTGACCCACGTCCCGGAGGAAGTCACCATGGGGGGCTTCTTCAAGAGGGAAGAGGTTGTTGGAAAACTCGTGATTACACCCAGGGCGGAGGTTATTGGCAAAGTTACAGACATAGCTATAGGTTTAGACGGAAGAGTGGGGCTGAACGTTAGGACGAAGTCGGGAGAGGAAATTATAGTAACATTGGACGAGGTAGATGCCATAGAAGATGTCATCTTACTTAAACTGAAAAAAGAGGGGGAAGTGGATGTTGCAAAAACCAAAGGTAAGATATGCCCGAACTGTGGAAAGTTGAACAGAGAGACTGCGAAGTTCTGCACGAACTGTGGATACCCGCTGGAACCAGAATCTGTGGAATCAACAGCGGGAGTTCAGGATGGACTCGTGGGAATTCTTTGTGAGATAGAGCTCAGTGGCATTTCTACTGATTTAAAAACGTTTACCACGAATAAGGACTCAATAAAACTGGGTAGAAAGTCCCTTAAGGATGCTCTGGCAATTTTTGATCGGTTGCCGAAAGCGTATCCCAAAGGCTACGAAAAGAAAGTTAAGAAGCAGAAGGCCCTTCCACTGAGCCTGACTATTGATAGAGATGAGGGGACGCTTTTCATAACACTCCAGTTTGACGGGACGTACTACGTGGAGGTCGGTGTAAGGGCCTTGGGGGAGGCGATAGCAGTAGCCCCTGAGGCAAGAACCGATGAGGTCAGAGAACTGATACACCGCTTTTATTCCGATCCGTCCTTTTTCAAAGAGGTTGAGGAAATGATAGCCGAAGCCAAAAGGGAGCAGGAGAAAGAGCGCGAAAAAAATGCGCGTTCTGGCCGAGACCTCATACTATGAGGAGGGGGACAGATACCACCTGTGCGTGACGAGGGAAGGCGTAGTCGACACTCGCTCGACTCTTGACTACGAGCACATTATCTGGGGCATGAGGGCTTTCTACCCTTTCAAGGACATCGAGCACATTGTGTTAAAAAAGGGCTTCTTAGGGGCCGACATGGAGATAAGGTACTTTGATAATAAGGGTAAAGTCCGCAAGATTAAGTACTCCATAGAAAAGGGGGACTACGAGGACATCAAAAACGTGCTCCTCCAGCTTGTCCCTAAGAAGGTAATGGTGAAGTAGCTGCCTAAAAGAAAAGGGTAAATACCCCTTTCCCCAAATTTTTCTGGTGGTCTTGTGGAGCTCTACGACGTTAACGAGTTCTGGAAGTTTGACATGCGCGTCGGCCTCGTGAAGAGGGCCGAAAGAATAAAGCGGACACGGAAGCTCATCAAGCTGGAAGTTGACTTCGGGAACGAGGAGCGGACGATAATAACGGGCATAGCCGACCAGTATTCGCCGGAGGAGCTTGAGGGGAGGAAGTTCGTCTTCGTTCTCAACCTCAAGCCGAAGAAGCTGAGCGGTGTTGAGAGCCGGGGAATGCTCCTCCTTGCGGAGAGCGAAGATGGGAGGGTTTACCTCCTCCCGATTCCGGAAGGGGTACCTGTCGGAACGAGGGTGTGGTGAATGCTCTTCGGAATTTCGGGATCTAACACCCCAAACCTTTTGCTCTTGGGAATCAGGTGGGACGGCTCTTCCTCCTACCGAAAGGGCGCGAGGGAAGGGCCGGGAGCCATAAGGGAGGCCACCTCCGGGGAGCTCTACAACAGCTACACAGAGAACCTCGTCAACCTTGCGGAGAAGTGGAGGTACAGAGACCTCGGCGACGTGGATGGGGAATCCTTCGCGGAGGTTCTTAAGAAGGTGAGGAAGCTCGTGGGGGAGAACTACAGCGGTGGGAGGTTTCTCTTCCTCGGCGGCGACCACTCCATAACCTACGCCACCTTTAGAGCCCTCAGGGAGGCGAGCGGTGAAGAGTTTGGACTGATATACTTCGATGCCCACCCCGACCTCTATCCTCATTATGAGGGCGACCCCTACTCCCACGCCTGTCCAGTGAGGCGCCTCGTGGAGGAAGGGTGGGTTAAGGGCGAAAACGTTGTGCAGGTGGGGATAAGGGCTCCAACTACTGAACAGCTCGACTTCGCTAGGAGGGAAGGAATAAGGATTTACTCCGCCTCAGACGTGTGGAGAGGGATTGAGGTGGAGGTGCCCTTCGAGAGGGCTTACCTCTCCTTCGACCTCGACGTACTCGATCCAGCATTCGCCCCTGGCGTTGGAAACCCGGAGCCCGGCGGACTGAGCACGAGGGAGCTCGTGGAAATAATAAAAAGCATTGACGTCGAGGTTGTAGCCTTCGACGTGGTCGAGCTCAACCCGCACTATGACGTGAGCAACGTAACGGCCTTCGCCGCGGCGAAGATAATCAGAGAGGTTCTCGGGAGGTGAGAGGATGTGGCGTCACGCGGTTTTCGTGGATGAGAACGTTGCCTTCTCAAGACGGCCCAGAGAAAAGGAGATCACCGAAATTTCAAAGGATTTCAACGCGGTAGTTGTCCTTTTGGAGGAGGACGAGTTCCCTTACCCTCTCGAGGAATGGGAGGAAAGGGGTGTTGATGTTTTGCACAGCCCCATCCCGGACTTTACTGCTCCCTCCATTGAGCAACTCCTCGAAATCCTTCGGTGGATAGACGAGCGCACCGGGGAAGGAAAAAGGGTTCTAATTCACTGCTGGGGCGGCCTGGGAAGGAGTGGCACGGTAGCAACTGCTTGGCTCATGTACTCCCAGAGGCTTTCTCTTCGCGAGGCACTTAGGGAGGTCAGAAAAAAGAGGCCCGGCGCCGTTGAGACGCGGGAGCAGATGGAAGTTTTGGAAGAGCTTGAAAATGTTTTGAGGGGATGGTAAAATGCTGAAGTGCACGTCCTGTGGAAGGGAGTACTCCATGAGAAAACCCCACCAGAGGTGCGAATGTGGGGAACCGCTTGAATTCGAGCTGATGAAGGGCCTTCCGGGAATAGGAAGGCGGGTTTGGGAGCGATTCTCGGAGTTCTTCCCCTTTGAGCTTGAGCCGGAGCTGAGCCTCGGTGAGGGGGATACGCCGCTTGTGAAGTCAAAGCTCTCCGGGGAGCTTGGAGTGAGGCTCTACCTCAAAAACGAGACCTTAAACCCCACGTGGAGCTTCAAGGACAGGGGTACCTACGTAGGAATTCACAGGGCGCTCCAGCTCGGCTTTAAAAGAATAGGCACGGTCTCGACGGGCAACATGGCGGCGAGTGTGGCGGCCTACGGCGCCAGGGCGGGATTAAAAACGTACCTCCTTGTTTCATCCACCATAGCAGAGGAGAAGCTCAAGGCCTTAGCCCCCTACGGAGCTAAGGTCATCAAGGTTCGCGGCGATTACGGCGAGCTCTACCGCAGGAGCCTCGAACTCGGGAGGGAGAGGGGAATATACTTCATCAACTCCGACGACCCCTTCCGCGTTGAGGGCTACAAGAGCATAAGCTTTGAAATTGTTGAGGAGCTCACACCAGACTATGTCATCATCCCGACGAGCTCTGGAGGACTCTTCAGGGGAATAGTGAAGGGATTTAGGGAGCTCGCGGAGAGCGGTTTGATAGATGCCCTTCCACGTTTCGTGGTGGTGCAGGCGGAGGGATGCTCCCCTATATGCAGGGCCTTCGAGAGTGGAGCGGAGAGAATAGAGCGCTTTGAGAACCCAAGAACCATGGCCCATGCCATAGAGAACCCCCATCCCCCGAGCGGAAACGCCGTCCTGAGGCTCCTGAGGGAGCTGGACGGCCTCTGCGTGAGCGTGAAAGATGAGGAGATACTCGAGGCCCAGAGGGAGCTCGGAAGGGAGGGCCTGTTCGTCCAACCCGCCTCCGCCACGGTCGTGGCTGCCCTAAGAAAGCTCGTGGAAAGTGGAGTGGTTGAGGAGGGCTCCAGAGTGCTCGGGATACTCACGGGCTCGGGCCTCAAGGTGCTCCCCCGGGAGAAGGCATTTGGGGAGGAGGTGGACATCAAAGACCTCCTGAGAAGGGCTGATTTATGGTGATGAACTCCCTCTGGAGCAGGTGAAGTGTTTTTTCGTCAAGGGCTCTCTCGTCAACATAGACCACCATTAGTTTTTTCTCCCTTATCACCCTGTCTTTCAAATCCATGAGGAACCTTACTGTGGTCTCGGGGCCGTTTTCCACGATGGAGTACTCGACGGCGTCAATGAAGACCGCATCGTAACCGGAGTGGATGTGGGACGTGATTATATCGAGCAGTATGCCGAGTTTGGTGGGTGAGATTGCCGTAACGCTTTCTTCCTCTCCCTCCTTTGCCCTCGTGAGCCAGAAAACTCTTCCATTGTTTATCTTGGCCTTCGTTCGGGTTATCAAAAGCACGTTTTTCGATCCCTTCAGGAGCCTCTCAAACAGCTTTCTGCTGGTTACCAGGAAAGCACCGCTTATTATCAGCTCTGAAGGGGTCGCCCTTCCCAAAAACTGGGTTCCAAAGAGGCCCGTGGCCAGAAGAATCTTACCCGCCGTTTCAAGAACGTAGATATTTTCCATCGCCCCGAGATCCTTGAGGTAGAGGAGCTTCAGAAGTGAAGAGAGACCGAAAAGAAACGCCCCCCCTGCCAGGGTCAGCGAGTATTTCCTTTCTGTACGGCGGGGGAAGAATACGGTGAGACCCAGGAAGAAGAGGCCCGCCACCTTGGCTATGACGGCAACTTCGTATGGACGGAGGGGAGGAAGGATCTGGGCCACTGCAAGCGCCATTAGGGCCATCTCGAGAAGGTAGAAGAGGATAACCACCGCGTATCCCATAAAGAGCCACTGGGGATATCTAATCTCCATCACGCTACGGTATATGAAAACGCTCTGTACAGCCACGAGGAGGGCCGCGAAGACGAGGAGAACGTTCAGATAGACGATTATGTACTGGGGAGGGAGTGGCACGTTCGGGAGTACGATAAGCTGGAAGTACGGGGGGTCAAGAAAGGGCACAAAGAGCTCGAATAGGAACGCGAGCGTAAGGTAGGAATACGCCGAATTCCTGCGGGACAGTGTGATGTAGGCGGTGGAGAGAAACAGGAAAACTGTGGCGGCAACGTTCACCAGGAGGTATCCAATCATAAGCGCCCTTTATTTAATAGGCTGCCGACGTTTATTAATCTTTCCGGGGGTGTCGAATTCCTGCCACAGCCGCGAAGTTTATTAACCCACCCGGCGAGGAACTTGCATGAAGCTCATACACGACCCTATTCACGGTCATATAGAGCTCGACGACTTCGCGCTCAAGCTGGTGGACACGCCTCAATTCCAGAGGCTCAGGCGAATAACCCAGCTTGGCCTCGCCTACCTCGCGTACCCCTCCGCCAGGCACACGCGTTTCGAGCACTCCCTCGGGACCTTCTACATAGCTAGGGTACTTGCCTCCCATAATGGAAGTATGGAGGAGGGGGTGGAGTACGCCGCCCTGCTCCACGACATAGGGCACTACCCTTTCTCGCATACGCTGGAGGCCATCTACCCGCGGCACGAGGACAACACGAGGCGTATTCTCGCGGAGGGCGAGATAAGGGACGTCATCGAGGAGCGCTACTCCCTTGGTGAGTTTTTGAAGCTCCTGAAGCACCCGGCGGTGAGCGGCGATATTGACGCCGACAGGATGGACTACCTAGTCCGCGATGCCTACTACACCGGGGTTGGCTACGGGGTGGTTGACCTCGAGAGGCTTATAAGAAACCTGATCTATGACGGCAGGAGTCTCCTGATAGGGCAAAAGGGAATTATGGCGGCTCAGTCCCTCCTTCTCGCGAGGAGCATGATGTACCCGACCGTCTACCAGCACCACGTCTCGAGGATAGCCAGCGCCATGCTCGTGAAGGCCGTTGAGCTCGAGGGCATCCCCTACGAGGAGATACGCTTTATGGACGAGGTGGACCTGATAGCGAGGCTCAGGGAAAGCGAGCGCGAGGAAGTGCGGGAGCTTGTGAGGGCTGTAGATGATAGGAAACTTTACAAGCGCGTCCTTTACTCTCGGGAGGAGCTTGGGAGGCTGGAGGAGCTGAGGGCACTCCTGGAGGACGAGTTCGGCCATCTGGCCCTCCTCGACTATCCGCCAAAGCCGAAGTTCGAGGAGAGAAACGCCCATGTGGAAGGGGGAGGTAGGCTCAGCGAAGTCTCACCCCTCGTGAGGGCCCTCGTCGAACTCAAGGACACCCACTGGCGCTGGGGTGTCTACGCGAGGGAGGACGTGGTTGAGAGGGTCAGGGAGTGCTTAGAGCTTTAACTTTATCCCTCCCCTTTCTATTGAGAAGGGAACGGTCCGGAGAACGTGATGCGTCCGGTTCATTCCGTAAACCCTGAGGTAGCGCTGGGGTTGCGGCTCTTCACTTATGCCCAACTCTATGACTCCATCGGCCATGGCACTTATGAGGGTCTCCACGGACTCGTTCTCTATCCCCCAGTTCATCTCAAGAATCCACACCTGCCTGCTTTTCCGGGCGAAGTCCCTTAGCGAGACGAGAAAGTCGTAAACAAGGGAGCGCCTCATACCCCTGAAGAGGGAGTTTACAGAGGACACGAAGCCGAGCATGTAAGGGGGGCTGTGGTCGAGCATCGCCCGGAGCGTCATCCCCTGAAGGGCCTGAATGAACGAGCCAACGTCGTAGGGATCCTCTATTACGGGCTCTGCACCGGGTTTTGAGTTCAGCCTGCGGGTGAAGATATCCACGAGGTATAGATGGCTTTTATAGGGCTGGAAATCAAAGCCAATCCCCCTCCAGTCTTCGAGTGTCTCCTCCGGTGATTGGTCCGCCGCGAGTCCTATGACGGGTATCCCCATTTTGACATGGTTGTACAGTGTCTGGCCCGTAAAAACGCTCTTTCCGGCCTTGGGGGCCCCCTTCAGAAGTACGATGCTCCCCAAGGGGATGCCACCCATGATAAGGTCATCAATGATTCCCGTTGGTACTCTGACGGGGGCTTCATGTTCCATAGGCCTCACTGGCGCAGGCTATATTTTCAGTGTTTTATAACCTTTTTGTCAGTAGTATTATTGTGTTTTGGAAAAGTTTACAACAATTTTGTAACGTTTGGTAGTTTCATGGTCATTAAATAGTTCGGCATGGTTGATTTGCGATTCTTTTCGACCACCATCTAAGCGAAAAGATTTTTATACTTTAGGAAGCACTATTCTATGCAGTAAACCGAGGTGGTGTGCATGCATGAACTCCTAGATTTCGCCGTTGAGAAGGCCCTCGAACTGGGGGCGGATTACGGGGAGGCGCGCTTCGAGGAGAAGAGCGGCACCTCTCTGGCAATGAAAAACGGAAACCCGGAGGGTCTTTCGGTAGAGGCGGAGAGGGGCATAGGTATTAGAGTTCTCGTGAACGGTGGCATGGGCTTCGCATCAACCAACGTTCTAACCAGGGAAAGCGTTGCCGAGGCCGTCAAGAAGGCCGTGAAGTTAGCTAAGGCCGCATCTAAAGTGAGGAACGAGCCGATACGCTTCAGCGAGGAGGACTTCCACGAAGTTTACTACGAGGTCAGGATGAGGAAGGACTTCCGCGACGTCTCCCCGGAGGAGAAGCTCGAACTCCTAAGGAAGATCGAAGAGGAGGTAAAAGCCACCGGCGTCAACGTGCCGATGCGCTATCTGATGTATTCTGACGAGGTGTGGCACAAGATCATCGTCAACAGCGAGGGGGCCCTGGTTGAGAGCGTTATCCCGCGCGTTTCCACCGTTTACAACCTCGTCGTCTTCGAGAACGGCCAGATGGAACAGGCCCCATTTGTTAAGAGGGCCTTCGCCGGCGGCCTTGAGCTGATCGAGAAGGACGAACCCTGGGAGTGGGCGGTCAAGGACGTGCAGGCCCTTAAGAAGTTGATCTACGAGGGACAAACACCGCCGGAGGGGAAGGTAGACCTCGTGATAAGCCCCGAAGTAGCGGGCATAGCCGTCCACGAGAGCGTTGGGCACCCCTACGAGGCCGACAGAATTTTCGGAAGGGAGGCGGCCCAGGCGGGGGAGAGCTTCGTGAAGCCCGACATGCTCGGCGAGAGAATTGGAAGTGAAGCCGTTACCGTCATCGAGGACCCAACACTCCCGAACAGCTGGGGCTTCTACCTCTACGACGACGAAGGAGTGAAGGCCCGCCCGAGGTACCTCATAAGGGACGGAATCATCACCGAGTTCCTCACCAACAGGGAGTACGCGGCGAAACTTGGCCAGCGCTCAAACGCGGCCGCGAGGGCAATCAACTACAACCGCGAGCCGATAGTCAGGATGGCGAACACGTATTTGGCTCCCGGCGATTATTCCTTCGAGGAGCTCATCGAGGACGTCAAGCTCGGCGTCTACATGGTGAGCTTCAACGAGTGGAACATAGACGACAGGCGCTACCAGCAGAGGTACATCGGCAGAGAAGCCTACCTCATCGAGAACGGTGAGATAAAGCACCCTGTTAGGAGGCCCATCCTCGAGATAACGACGAGAGCTTTGTGGAGCAGCGTTGATGCCGTTGGAAAGGAAGTCGAGTACTATCCGGGAACCTGCGGCAAGGGCGAGCCCGGACAAGGAGTCCCAGTCTGGATGGGCGGAGCGCACGCGAGACTGCGCGATATCCCGCTGAGGAGGCCGTGAGGTGGTGGAGATGTTTGACGTTAACGAACTCATCCTTAAGAAGGCGAAGGAACTCGGCTTTGGAGACGTTGTTGTCCTCGGCTACGAAAAGGACCGGAGACAGGTCCGCTTCGCCAACAACGAGATAACCGTCGCCAAAAACTGGCACGAGAGGAAGGTCGAGCTCTTTGTGGAGCTTGAGAAGAGGGTCGCCGGAACGACGATAACCGAGCTGAGCGAGGAGAACATCGAGAAGACCCTCAAAACGCTCCTCTCGAACATGAAGGGCATGGCCCCGAAGGAGGACTACTACGGCATAGCTGAGGGCCCCTTCGAGTACAGAGACATCCCTGAGACGTTCGACAAGGCGATAGTTGAGCTCGATGAGCCGAACGAGTACGTCGAGAGGGCCATAAACGCGGCCCTTGAGGAGGGTGCCAAGAGGGTAGCTGGAGTGCTCTACACCGACCACGACAAAATATACCTCACAACGAGCAACGGAGTGGAAGCTTTCGACGAGGGAACGGGGATAGAGATAAGCGTCAGGGCATTCATCGGCGACCTCGAGAGCGGCCACGGGACGAACTCCGTAAGAGTCCTCAAGAAGTTCGACCCAGAATCAGCTGGGCGAAAAGCGGGAGAGATTGCCAAGCTTGCCCAGAGCCCGGAGCAGGGGCCGGAGGGGAAGTTCGACGTTATCTTCGACCCGCTGGCCTTCGCCAACCTTCTCAGCTACATGAGCTTCATGACGTCCGCCTATGCCGCCGAAGCTGGTTTCTCCTTCCTCGTCAACAAACTCGGCCAGAAGGTCGCGAACGAGATAGTAACGATAAAGGACGTCGGCAACATGCCGAACGGCTACGGCACGAGGAAGTTCGACGACGAAGGCGTGCCGACGAGGGAAACGACCATAATCGAGAACGGAACGTTCAAGACCTTCCTCCTGAACACGAGCATGGCGAGAAAGTACAAGGTCGAGACGACAGCCAACGCCGGGCTGATAATGCCGCAAGCCTGGAACATCGTCCTTGAGCCGGGCGACTACTCAAAGGAGGAGCTGTTCAGCGAGGTCAAGCACGGCATCTACATAACCAACGTCTGGTACACACGCTTCCAGAACTACGTGACGGGGGATTTCTCAACGATACCGAGGGACGGCATATTCCTCGTGGAGAACGGCGAGCTGAGGCCGATAAGGAACATCCGTGTAAGCGACAACCTCCAGCACATACTGGAGAGCATAGCTGCACTCGGAAAAGAGTCTCACCACATCCACTGGTGGGAGGTTCAAACACCTGTCTCAACACCCTACGTTCTGGTCAAGGACGTCGGGATAACGAGGGCGACGAAGTGAAGCCCTTTCGGGCTCCCTCCACTTTTTTAACTCTATGAAGGATTAAAGGGAGGTATTCCCCTAAGTTATGCTGGAGATCATAGGGTATCTCCATGGAACCCGTTTTCCTTAATCATCCACTTGAGGCAAGTAACAGGCATAACAAACTGGAAGGCCGAGAAAACGCTTAAAACTTCTTTCACGTTTACCAAGAGTGGGGTGGAAAAATGGAGGCCATTGAAAACTCCCGCTTGAATAAGTTTCACTACAAGCTTTTAGCGATCCTCGGAACCGTGTGGGCCTTCATAGCGGTCAACACCATAGCGGCGAGCTTCGTTATTGCTCTGCTCAAGAAGGAGCCGGCATTCCGGGGAAGCCTGACGAAGCTTGGCTCCCTCGGCTCGGCGGCGCTGTTCGGCATGCTCTTCGGGGCGTGGCTCTTCGGCTACGCCTCCGACAGAATTGGGAGGAAGAAGGCACTGATTCTGGCGGTCTCGACTTTCTCGCTCGGCTCAATAACCAGCGCCTTTGCCGCTAACCTCGACCAGCTCATAGCCCTCCGCTTCATTGTAGGCCTCGGCCTGGGCGGCTCCCTGCCGGTTGCGAGTTCATACTTCGCCGAGTTCATGCCCCGTTCGGTGAGGGGGGCGATGATTTCCATCCTCGAGAGCTTCTGGGCGGTAGGGACGATAATAATCGGCGTCGTTGCCCTTCTCGTCAAGGCGGACTGGAGGAGCATACTCCTCTTTGGAGGTGCAGTGGTGCTCCTCGTTCCGGTTCTCCTAACGCTGCCAGAGTCTCCGCGCTTTCTCCTGTCCAAGGGCCGTGTTAAGAACGCCGAGGAGACCCTCATGAAAATCTTCGGCGTCAAAGTGAAGCTTGAGAAGCCCGAAGCCGGCAGAAAAGTTTCAGTAGGGGATCTTTGGAGGCGCTACGGGAAGAGAACACTCATGCTGACCATCGCCTGGTTCAGCATAGCCTTCGCCTACTACGGGTTTTTCATCTGGCTCCCGAGGTTCCTCTCCGCCACCCTTGGAATAACGGTCTTCAGGAGCTTCCAGTACTTCATAGTAACGGCCATAGCCCAGCTCCCCGGCTACTGGAGTGCGGCTTACCTCCT belongs to Palaeococcus ferrophilus DSM 13482 and includes:
- a CDS encoding DUF835 domain-containing protein → MIGYLLVNVAATVFLFLSTAYITLSRRNSAYSYLTLAFLFELFVPFLDPPYFQLIVLPNVPLPPQYIIVYLNVLLVFAALLVAVQSVFIYRSVMEIRYPQWLFMGYAVVILFYLLEMALMALAVAQILPPLRPYEVAVIAKVAGLFFLGLTVFFPRRTERKYSLTLAGGAFLFGLSSLLKLLYLKDLGAMENIYVLETAGKILLATGLFGTQFLGRATPSELIISGAFLVTSRKLFERLLKGSKNVLLITRTKAKINNGRVFWLTRAKEGEEESVTAISPTKLGILLDIITSHIHSGYDAVFIDAVEYSIVENGPETTVRFLMDLKDRVIREKKLMVVYVDERALDEKTLHLLQREFITINQPFSGGL
- a CDS encoding HD domain-containing protein, with protein sequence MKLIHDPIHGHIELDDFALKLVDTPQFQRLRRITQLGLAYLAYPSARHTRFEHSLGTFYIARVLASHNGSMEEGVEYAALLHDIGHYPFSHTLEAIYPRHEDNTRRILAEGEIRDVIEERYSLGEFLKLLKHPAVSGDIDADRMDYLVRDAYYTGVGYGVVDLERLIRNLIYDGRSLLIGQKGIMAAQSLLLARSMMYPTVYQHHVSRIASAMLVKAVELEGIPYEEIRFMDEVDLIARLRESEREEVRELVRAVDDRKLYKRVLYSREELGRLEELRALLEDEFGHLALLDYPPKPKFEERNAHVEGGGRLSEVSPLVRALVELKDTHWRWGVYAREDVVERVRECLEL
- a CDS encoding TldD/PmbA family protein, which translates into the protein MFDVNELILKKAKELGFGDVVVLGYEKDRRQVRFANNEITVAKNWHERKVELFVELEKRVAGTTITELSEENIEKTLKTLLSNMKGMAPKEDYYGIAEGPFEYRDIPETFDKAIVELDEPNEYVERAINAALEEGAKRVAGVLYTDHDKIYLTTSNGVEAFDEGTGIEISVRAFIGDLESGHGTNSVRVLKKFDPESAGRKAGEIAKLAQSPEQGPEGKFDVIFDPLAFANLLSYMSFMTSAYAAEAGFSFLVNKLGQKVANEIVTIKDVGNMPNGYGTRKFDDEGVPTRETTIIENGTFKTFLLNTSMARKYKVETTANAGLIMPQAWNIVLEPGDYSKEELFSEVKHGIYITNVWYTRFQNYVTGDFSTIPRDGIFLVENGELRPIRNIRVSDNLQHILESIAALGKESHHIHWWEVQTPVSTPYVLVKDVGITRATK
- a CDS encoding RAD55 family ATPase → MEHEAPVRVPTGIIDDLIMGGIPLGSIVLLKGAPKAGKSVFTGQTLYNHVKMGIPVIGLAADQSPEETLEDWRGIGFDFQPYKSHLYLVDIFTRRLNSKPGAEPVIEDPYDVGSFIQALQGMTLRAMLDHSPPYMLGFVSSVNSLFRGMRRSLVYDFLVSLRDFARKSRQVWILEMNWGIENESVETLISAMADGVIELGISEEPQPQRYLRVYGMNRTHHVLRTVPFSIERGGIKLKL
- a CDS encoding TldD/PmbA family protein produces the protein MHELLDFAVEKALELGADYGEARFEEKSGTSLAMKNGNPEGLSVEAERGIGIRVLVNGGMGFASTNVLTRESVAEAVKKAVKLAKAASKVRNEPIRFSEEDFHEVYYEVRMRKDFRDVSPEEKLELLRKIEEEVKATGVNVPMRYLMYSDEVWHKIIVNSEGALVESVIPRVSTVYNLVVFENGQMEQAPFVKRAFAGGLELIEKDEPWEWAVKDVQALKKLIYEGQTPPEGKVDLVISPEVAGIAVHESVGHPYEADRIFGREAAQAGESFVKPDMLGERIGSEAVTVIEDPTLPNSWGFYLYDDEGVKARPRYLIRDGIITEFLTNREYAAKLGQRSNAAARAINYNREPIVRMANTYLAPGDYSFEELIEDVKLGVYMVSFNEWNIDDRRYQQRYIGREAYLIENGEIKHPVRRPILEITTRALWSSVDAVGKEVEYYPGTCGKGEPGQGVPVWMGGAHARLRDIPLRRP